One Lucilia cuprina isolate Lc7/37 chromosome 4, ASM2204524v1, whole genome shotgun sequence DNA segment encodes these proteins:
- the LOC111690869 gene encoding uncharacterized protein LOC111690869 isoform X6: MVIGNQDTGGTNNGSHPSGIPQDQIDNIMSGIANTGDVKMNNHRKKLRQRFDIIKKLGQGTYGKVQLGINKETGQEVAIKTIKKCKIEAESDLVRIRREVQIMSSVQHPNIIHIYEVFENREKMVLVMEFAAGGELYDYLSERKVLSEEEARRIFRQVATAVYYCHKHKICHRDLKLENILLDEHGNAKIADFGLSNVFTEQCLLATFCGSPLYASPEIVEGTPYHGPEVDCWSLGVLLYTLVYGSMPFDGSNFKRLVKQISQGDYYEPKKPSRASSLIREMLTVCPRKRATIEQICSHWWVNENDNVSCLELAEDLANQTPVRLDVLLSLTPVAVTAEQLVVPSADGGNSVGKNAVIPRSHSVGSIRDVVPNTEAERRILDMVAAGGEAALMPSPTRTITPAQSPLQTKRKLENTISTDNAVGVALKKKDKTEDSATNVFTNELATGGVAASRSKVTSTSLVEESVPMEMDEMAAGKREEFSTKDMELVDDLCEQLIQDKNANIDKEKSNVMGMLADNNNIDTAEDSPEKTKGATKVIKKFVNKHKTADLVNVIGQIDQEESNSLKAQITPDSVAPTITSGGPQFVRKCSLQDESPLNKLNAERRKSRILETAEKFQQMNASNTNTGDKGKKFIIPGVSVGNFKKEYERKASTGTGNQGQQLTVGERRALEQVAAAAAAATITGENESPTCESIDPVPVEASDSKASVTSFSLDEARRSMENSIALLRQAQTESSKDVNQLCAKTENIHVSDSQVSKTATDRERKLINARAIIGNAIQPVSQGSGDSPSAGTMKTSTASITLKSATLPRRKTAKTEIQLDIKPPIAEQPSMRFTTEMQHPVADLRSAPPREGPVPYSPIKAPTNQRASSLEPKEHVIPIQRPPSTYARTISNTTNRSGSLSRQSTNDSESDTTTTNMSQATITGSSQPIKKSPREFIIPIAVEGGGFITPREGSIEPSESSHTTGTTSSRSTFTRLRPTRRIGSLLSETGVDEGSPFQKLRTSSSIRDGDDDTRFTLHKLRSSRPVKKISQENDSQSSGEEDDDDDGFEILTAENLFSTLLQRVRALTNRMNVNNDITTAFPSSSRLLSNMRQAQGPFWNQEPFGSRLNSAAMGAPWRHSMSRDLGSDMDSMFSRTGATLPRGNKSSEAKVTKNCNISAESTGDDMEEPLDLADLDLSRLRLSKKDLETLSNIAPGLPKCFQEQLLAKLPPTQARKLSRTLSVQTNQNCSSVKIYKRSQSSGRNVAPPKAPVDPAGLKEIEGQTTPINEKCSDTTKEISSTKKIHSKSKSSDDNCKDITSVYSSDINDKYRYYSPYVNKISKDTSQKHASKVGPTEAISGGATFGRPPSGRLSPPPSSESTTRRLTQRRISRLVRPDFFEVPLEELPVDQNHIANTGQCEADVTDASTKLKNSRQIRNKSVELLSEYTNSISKNHDALKYNRRSLSRSRDLEEMNKVDKNQLADKILQELQILSSIRSQEVDVHESSTNNDIINEKPISTIKKIKKVKAKEKSTESSTDVDAKNSNTVIKKVKKIVKKSESLCTPVTKDLPNEFPENNNEKNKIISDIPSPKKVSKLKRPKSYPMKDSISSSNASEIISTNLTSTSKALNSNILATTEHLTTTGNVSPTEANSPACIAARESRILRPKSYPTSKLIAPKETKLTIRKKINKIEEVSTSTACQNPENTSQVAEATSLGENKVVKVPKKNKFSNSSSISTTTSSTPNTTTSAGEESKESSPVASVQSKGKVTEKKTNKGLLYAIGQKFEKLRASATSNSCANIPTHKKSSLEKSSPEKITNKIPEVKKTKSLSGNSSSKVTQSGKIRSKAMISSGTCNEDCNAESESTAKPIKNEKRSRIDAMIRNLRERSVPRSQPIVSSESNYIKRAVSVEEMPGTFNKKSVNKVLGLFKRYEKDANPENRVRSVRSTSNIERDICNSSPIYQNADAVRKMNENVAKSSSSAGVNRDSSTIKTCKGSAVCNCQDMMPSPASPLCPDCCTKTDENGRNLPSAEGNQEKRKGLILELVKPDKNQQINTTINNVRSSKMYPCLNDNDIYSNISPYSKSINSSSGIGSSILTAEKSSNNNNSSIIKQNNSSNNNNHCSSLHTSQTSGYRTSSTHEVNQNNNLLSPSFENIGNYSSDSRSYQEDCASTSTFLSPTEEAELCFDTWSVCSEDNYRGQRATPSPTVSHLSRASQASSPTRRGDSSEAGESVVDRIKRRSFYCRFNEKKPKRTSSIVGPNAVREYYREQSSASKTRSSTKIATASGEREHSPDITQEFFRPLKLSPIGTELKPPVYRSSFSSSHDYSSSSGRPRKSLNDIRTPTSPSCLSERRYTSFANPENELLTNTSSFSSRFKGNTFDEVPRSGVGASTTYYNTYNPKRRFSFTTNTGISSSGISSNNSPQVDGYATMGRRPIRAYDHRTMSLLDPPNTNTYRHENNTSSSLRDYTSSLSRSNSRYRKSSTPRSPTNI, encoded by the exons ATGGTAATAGGCAATCAAGATACTGGTGGGACCAACAATGGGTCCCATCCATCTGGTATTCCACAAGACCAAATTGATAATATTATGAGCGGCATTGCTAATACTGGTGATGTAAAGATGAATaatcacagaaaaaaattaagacaaag ATTCGATATAATAAAGAAACTGGGACAAGGAACTTATGGTAAGGTACAGTTAGGTATTAATAAAGAGACTGGGCAAGAAGTGGCAATAAAAACCataaagaaatgtaaaattGAAGCAGAATCCGATCTTGTACGCATACGAAGAGAAGTACAGATTATGAGTTCTGTACAGCATCCAAATATTATACACATCTATGAAG TATTTGAAAATCGCGAAAAAATGGTTTTAGTTATGGAGTTCGCTGCTGGCGGTGAACTGTATGATTATTTATCCGAGCGTAAAGTCTTGAGTGAAGAGGAGGCCCGTCGAATATTTCGACAAGTAGCTACAGCTGTTTATTATTgccataaacataaaatatgtcACCGAGATCTGAAACTGGAAAATATTCTATTAGATGAACACGGTAATGCAAAG ATTGCCGATTTTGGTCTGTCGAATGTTTTCACCGAGCAATGTTTGCTGGCGACATTTTGCGGTTCTCCGCTATATGCTTCGCCTGAAATAGTGGAAGGCACTCCATACCATGGGCCAGAAGTCGATTGTTGGTCTCTAGGTGTTCTTCTTTATACCCTAGTCTATGGATCAATGCCATTTGATGGATCCAATTTTAAAAGACTTGTAAAACAAATTAGCCAAGGGGATTATTATGAACCAAAGAAACCGTCTCGAGCATCTTCTTTGATTCGTGAGATGCTAACGGTTTGCCCTCGCAAGCGTGCTACAATTGAACAGATATGTTCACATTGGTGGGTCAATGAAAATGATAATGTATCTTGTTTGGAATTGGCGGAGGATCTAGCTAATCAAACACCAGTACGATTAGATGTTCTTCTATCGTTGACGCCAGTGGCGGTAACAGCTGAACAGTTGGTAGTACCTTCAGCTGATGGTGGGAATTCAGTAGGAAAAAATGCTGTCATTCCACGAAGCCATTCTGTTGGTTCAATACGCGATGTAGTTCCTAATACAGAAGCTGAACGTCGAATATTGGACATGGTTGCAG CTGGCGGCGAAGCAGCTCTTATGCCATCTCCCACACGTACCATCACTCCTGCACAAAGTCCACTTCAGACCAAACGAAAACTTGAAAATACCATATCAACAGACAATGCAGTAGGCGTagctttaaaaaagaaagataaaaCAGAAGATAGTGCTACTAACGTCTTTACAAATGAATTAGCAACAGGAGGGGTAGCAGCATCTAGATCGAAAGTAACATCAACTTCTTTAGTTGAAGAAAGTGTACCCATGGAAATGGATGAAATGGCAGCAGGAAAAAGAGAAGAATTTTCAACGAAAGACATGGAATTGGTAGACGATTTGTGTGAACAATTAATACAAGATAAAAACGCCAACATCGATAAAGAAAAGAGTAATGTCATGGGTATGTTAGCAGATAATAACAATATCGATACGGCGGAAGATTCTCCCGAAAAGACAAAAGGTGCAACGAAGGTGATAAAGAAGTTTGTGAATAAACATAAAACGGCGGATTTGGTCAATGTCATTGGACAAATAGATCAGGAGGAGTCAAACTCTCTAAAAGCTCAGATCACCCCCGATAGCGTCGCGCCTACAATAACTAGTGGTGGTCCGCAATTCGTTCGCAAGTGTAGTTTACAAGATGAATCTCCgctaaataaattaaacgcTGAACGCAGAAAATCTCGTATACTTGAAACAGcagaaaaatttcaacaaatgaaTGCTTCCAATACGAATACTGGCGATAAGGGCAAGAAATTCATTATTCCTGGTGTAAGTGTTGGtaattttaaaaaggaataCGAGCGCAAAGCTTCTACTGGGACTGGAAATCAGGGACAACAACTTACTGTAGGAGAACGTCGTGCACTGGAACAAGTTGCTGCTGCAGCCGCTGCTGCAACAATAACTGGGGAAAACGAAAGTCCTACATGTGAAAGTATTGATCCCGTACCTGTTGAAGCCAGTGACTCAAAGGCATCCGTAACATCCTTTTCATTAGACGAAGCTCGACGTTCGATGGAAAACTCAATTGCGTTGTTGCGTCAAGCTCAAACAGAGTCCTCCAAAGATGTTAACCAACTATGTGCCAAAACGGAAAATATACATGTCAGCGACTCTCAGGTCTCCAAAACTGCAACTGATAGAGAACGAAAGCTAATTAATGCTCGTGCGATTATTGGAAATGCAATTCAACCAG TTTCCCAAGGGTCAGGGGATTCTCCATCGGCCGGTACTATGAAAACATCAACTGCATCAATAACGCTCAAGTCGGCTACTTTGCCACGTCGGAAAACCGCTAAAACAGAAATTCAGCTGGATATTAAACCACCAATTGCTGAACAACCATCAATGCGTTTCACTACAGAGATGCAGCATCCCGTTGCTGATCTGCGCAGTGCTCCACCTCGAGAAGGTCCTGTTCCTTATAGTCCTATCAAAGCACCGACAAATCAAAGAGCATCTAGCTTAGAACCCAAAGAACATGTTATACCTATTCAAAGACCACCATCAACCTACGCACGCACAATTTCAAATACAACAAATAG GTCTGGATCGTTGTCACGTCAGTCGACCAATGATTCTGAGTCGGacacaacaactacaaatatGTCACAAGCGACAATTACTGGTTCCTCACAGCCCATTAAGAAAAGTCCTCGAGAATTCATTATACCTATTGCTGTGGAGGGCGGTGGATTTATAACACCTCGTGAAGGTAGCATAGAACCGTCTGAATCCAGTCATACAACTGGTACAACATCAAGTCGATCAACATTTACACGATTGCGGCCAACCCGACGTATAgg atcaCTGCTTAGCGAAACTGGAGTCGATGAAGGATCTCCATTCCAAAAATTGCGCACATCCTCCTCTATTCgcgatggtgatgatgatacTCGTTTCACTTTACACAAATTAAG aaGCTCAAGACCAGTAAAGAAAATAAGTCAAGAAAATGATTCACAAAGTTCTGGAgaggaagatgatgatgatgatggttttgaaattttaacagcGGAAAATCTATTTTCAACACTTTTGCAACGT GTCCGGGCACTCACCAATCGCATGAATGTAAACAATGATATTACTACAGCTTTTCCCAGTTCAAGTCGTCTTCTAAGCAATATGAGACAGGCTCAAGGTCCTTTTTGGAATCAAGAACCATTTGGAAG CAGACTCAACAGTGCTGCAATGGGTGCACCATGGCGCCACAGTATGTCTCGTGATTTAGGCAGTGACATGGATTCCATGTTTTCACGTACTGGTGCAACACTGCCAAGAG GTAATAAATCATCGGAAGCAAAGGTAACTAAGAACTGTAATATATCCGCGGAAAGTACAGGCGATGATATGGAAGAGCCACTTGACTTGGCTGATTTGGATTTGTCGCGTTTACGCTTAAGTAAAAAAGATCTGGAAACGTTATCTAATATTGCTCCGGGACTTCCCAAGTGTTTTCAGGAACAGTTATTAGCAAAGTTACCACCGACTCAAGCACGCAAATTGTCAAGAACGTTAAGTGTGCAAACAAATCAAAACTGTTCGTCGGTCAAAATATACAAACGTAGTCAAAGCAGTGGACGAAATGTTGCGCCACCTAAAGCACCAGTTGATCCAGCAGGTTTGAAAGAAATCGAAGGTCAAACCACACCAATTAACGAAAAATGTTCTGACACTACAAAAGAAATATCTTCcactaaaaaaatacacagcaagaGTAAAAGCAGCGATGATAATTGCAAGGACATTACATCAGTGTACAGTAGTGATATAAATGATAAATACAGATACTATTCTCCATATgtgaataaaatttcaaaagataCATCACAAAAACACGCTTCGAAAGTCGGCCCTACTGAAGCAATATCAGGTGGAGCTACGTTTGGGCGTCCTCCAAGCGGAAGACTCTCGCCACCGCCATCATCAGAATCTACAACCAGGCGACTAACACAACGTCGTATATCGCGCTTGGTTCGACCAGATTTCTTTGAAGTACCACTTGAAGAACTACCTGTTGACCAAAATCACATAGCAAACACTGGACAGTGTGAGGCTGATGTTACCGATGCTTCCACAAAATTAAAGAATTCTCGGCAAATCCGTAATAAGAGTGTCGAACTTCTTTCGGAATATACGAATAGTATTTCTAAGAACCACGATGCTTTAAAATATAACCGTAGAAGTCTCTCGCGTTCAAGGGACTTGGAAGAAATGAACAAAGTCGACAAAAACCAGTTAGCTGACAAAATACTGCAAGAACTCCAAATTCTGTCATCAATACGATCCCAAGAGGTGGATGTTCATGAATCAAGTACTAATAACGATATTATTAACGAAAAACCAATATCTACcattaagaaaattaagaaagtaAAGGCCAAAGAAAAGTCGACAGAATCTTCTACTGATGTCGACGCCAAAAACTCAAACACAGTCATAAAAAAggtgaaaaaaattgttaagaaatcaGAATCATTGTGTACCCCAGTGACTAAAGATTTGCCCAACGAATTTCCGgaaaacaataatgaaaaaaacaaaataatttccgATATTCCCTCTCCTAAAAAGGTATCTAAACTTAAACGACCCAAATCATATCCAATGAAGGACTCAATTTCTAGTAGTAATGCCTCAGAAATAATTAGCACAAATTTAACTTCAACCAGTAAAGCTTTGAACTCCAATATACTTGCTACAACGGAACATTTAACCACCACGGGAAATGTAAGTCCTACCGAAGCAAACAGTCCTGCATGTATTGCGGCACGTGAAAGCAGAATATTACGGCCTAAGAGTTATCCTACTTCAAAACTTATAGCACCCAAAGAAACTAAACTAACGATacgtaaaaaaattaacaaaattgaaGAAGTTTCGACGTCCACAGCATGCCAAAACCCAGAAAATACTTCTCAGGTCGCCGAAGCAACATCTTTAGGCGAAAACAAAGTTGTAAAAGTGCccaaaaagaacaaattttctaattcTAGTAGTATAAGCACGACAACTAGTTCAACTCCAAATACAACTACAAGCGCGGGAGAGGAATCAAAAGAGTCTAGTCCCGTCGCTAGCGTTCAATCAAAAGGAAAAGTGACAGAAAAGAAAACCAATAAAGGCTTGCTTTACGCAATTggacaaaaattcgaaaaacttCGGGCTTCCGCAACAAGCAATTCCTGTGCCAACATACCAACTCATAAAAAGTCTTCTTTAGAAAAGTCATCTCCagaaaaaatcacaaataaaaTACCGGAAGTGAAGAAAACGAAATCGCTGAGTGGAAATTCAAGCTCGAAAGTAACACAATCAGGTAAAATTAGAAGTAAAGCTATGATAAGTTCTGGCACATGTAATGAAGACTGTAATGCAGAATCCGAGAGTACTGCCAAACCAATTAAGAATGAAAAGCGTTCACGTATCGATGCAATGATACGTAATTTACGTGAACGCTCAGTTCCACGATCTCAGCCAATCGTTTCTTCAGAATCGAATTACATAAAGCGAGCGGTGAGCGTCGAAGAGATGCCAggtacttttaataaaaaatcagttAATAAAGTATTGGGCCTATTTAAACGTTACGAAAAAGATGCCAATCCAGAAAACCGCGTACGTAGTGTTCGTTCTACAAGCAATATAGAAAGAGATATTTGCAATTCATCTCCGATTTACCAAAATGCAGATGCAGTTCGTAAAATGAATGAAAACGTTGCAAAATCTAGCAGCAGTGCTGGTGTTAACAGAGATTCAAGTACTATAAAAACCTGCAAGGGGAGTGCAGTCTGTAATTGTCAGGATATGATGCCTTCACCTGCAAGCCCATTATGTCCTGACTGTTGTACAAAAACAGATGAAAATGGACGAAATTTACCATCAGCAGAAGGTAATCAGGAGAAACGAAAGGGTTTGATACTTGAATTGGTAAAACCCGATAAAAATCAGCAAATTAACACAACAATCAACAATGTCCGTTCATCAAAAATGTACCCATGTTTAAATGATAATGACATTTATTCCAACATTTCACCATACAGCAAGTCGATTAACAGTTCATCTGGTATTGGTTCTAGTATTTTAACTGCAGAAAAATCTTCCAATAACAACAATTCATCTATAATAAAGCAAAACAATAGCAGTAATAATAACAATCACTGTTCTTCACTACATACGTCACAAACCTCCGGATATCGAACATCTTCGACACACGAAGTAaatcaaaataacaatttattgtcGCCATCTTTTGAGAATATTGGAAACTATTCATCCGATTCTCGCAGTTACCAAGAAGATTGCGCATCTACGTCAACCTTTCTTTCTCCGACAGAAGAAGCAGAATTATGTTTTGACACCTGGTCCGTATGTTCTGAAGATAATTATCGGGGCCAGAGGGCAACACCTTCACCTACTGTATCTCACCTTTCCAGAGCTTCGCAAGCATCATCTCCAACTAGACGTGGTGATAGTTCCGAAGCTGGTGAAAGTGTAGTTGATCGCATTAAACGTCGTAGTTTCTATTGCAGATTTAATGAGAAAAAGCCAAAACGTACGAGTAGTATCGTAGGCCCTAATGCTGTTCGGGAATATTATCGTGAACAAAGCTCAGCGTCAAAAACGCGATCATCCACTAAAATTGCTACAGCTAGTGGTGAACGCGAACATTCACCAGACATAACACAGGAATTTTTCCGACCGCTTAAATTAAGTCCGAtcggaactgaactaaagccaCCAGTCTACAGATCATCATTTAGCAGCAGTCATGACTATTCCTCATCCAGTGGACGACCACGTAAAAGTCTGAATGATATTCGAACACCAACTTCACCGTCTTGCCTATCTGAGCGACGATATACATCTTTTGCCAATCCAGAAAATGAGTTACTTACAAACACTTCCAGTTTTTCTTCGCGTTTTAAAGGAAACACCTTTGATGAAGTCCCCAGGTCTGGCGTTGGTGCTTCAACCACTTACTACAACACCTATAATCCAAAGCGTCGTTTTTCATTCACCACAAATACAGGCATATCCTCAAGCGGAATTAGTTCAAACAACAGTCCTCAAGTAGATGGATATGCAACTATGGGAAGAAGGCCAATTCGTGCATATGATCATCGAACCATGTCTCTATTAGATCCACCCAACACGAATACATACCGACACGAAAACAATACATCGTCTTCTTTACGAGACTATACATCAAGCTTATCAag GTCAAACTCCCGTTATCGTAAATCATCAACACCACGCAGTCCTACCAATATTTGA